DNA sequence from the Thiosulfativibrio zosterae genome:
ATAGGGGCTTCTGCAACAGGAGCAGGTTCGGCAACGATGGCAACAGGGGTAGGTTCAACAACAGGTGCAACAGGGGCAGGCGCGGCTACTGGAGCAGGTGCTGCTACCACTGGCGCAGGCTCTGGCCAACCTTCACATTTAGCGGTTGCTAATTCTTTAGTCCAGTGAATGGTGCGCACACAACGACCCCAAGAATCGCGCACGATGTCGCCATCTGTGTCTTTGGCATAAGCACGGTTGCCGTCATGGCGAATATCGCCTTCCCAAGCAATGGCTTGACCTGAAAGACTTGAAATGCCTAAAGCGATGGCAAGAGGGAGTAATTTAATTTTCATAGGGTTTCCTTAAGTTTGTTAATGAAAAAAGTGTTTAAAGCTGAATGGGGTTATTGAGCCGTCACGCTGAGTTCTCGGGGCCGAATGAGGTTGACCAATTTACCTGCCCCAGCGCTCAGTTGCGTCCAGTCATTTGGCATAATAAAAACCGCCAAGGCAGCCGTTGGAAAACGCTTGGTTTCAACGGTCGCTGTTTCTTCTGACTGGTCATGTGCCAAAAAAGACACTAATTTTTCTAAACCAGGGTTATGTCCTACCAACAAAATGCGCTGTGCTTGGGGGCTTTGAGCCAGGGTTTGTAAAAGAGTGTCTAATTCGGCTAAGTAGAGTTCGTCTAAATAAAGTGTGTTGATTTGGTTGTCTGGGTTGATGCGTCTAACGGTTTGGGTGGCGCGTTTTGCGGTGGAGCTGAGAATCAGGTCTGGTAACAGTTTTTGGTCTTCTAGCCAGCGCAACACTTTAAGAGTGGCTTTTTTGCCGCGTTCGGCTAGGGGGCGTTCAAAATCGTCCAGTTCTTGTTTCCAGTCTGATTTTCCGTGGCGCAAAATCAGCAGTTCACGCAATTGACTCATGGGATTAAATTCCGTAGGTTTCTCGGTAAGACTTCATTGCCTCTAGGTATTCGGTTTTTTGATTGGCTTCTAGGTATTCAATAATATCGTTTAGGTTGATGATGCTAATCACCGGAATGCCATAGTCATCCTGTACTTCTTGAATGGCAGAACGAGCGCCTTGTCCTCTTTCCATGCGGTCTAGCGCAACAATAACACCGGCCGGTTTCGCGCCTTGCGCTTTAATCAGGTCCATAGACTCACGAATCGCGGTACCGGCGGTAATCACATCGTCAATAATCAAAATATCGCCTTCCAGAGCGTGGCCAACAATGTTGCCACCTTCGCCGTGATCTTTGGCTTCTTTGCGGTTGAAAGCATAGGGTTTGTCGATTTGAAATTCTTGCGCCAAACACACACTGGTGGTTGCGGCTAAGGGAATACCTTTATAGGCTGGGCCAAACAAAACATCAAAGTTAATCTCGCTATGAGCGATGGCACTGGCATAACCTTTAGCCAGTTGAGCGAGTTGCCCGCCGGTGTTAAATAAACCTGCGTTGAAAAAATACGGGCTTTGACGACCCGATTTTAGCGTAAAACTACCTAGTTTTAGCACGCCAGTTTGCATAATGAATTCAATGAATTGCGCTTTGTGAGATGGGTTTTTCATAGGAGATTTATAAGGCTTTGTCGTTATAAGAAATTTTGTGTAAGTATCGCCTTTATCCCTACGGATATCAAGTTTTTCACGGAAATTTTCTCACGCCATTTGAGCTTAATCGAAACTTGGCACGCTTGATGCAATAGAGCCGTTGATGAAACAATAAAACTGTCAGTAATTTGACGATTCGAGTTGCTGGGAAACAGATAAAGGATAAGATTATGGCGATTGATTTAAGAAAAATAGAACCACTGGGCTCAAAAAGTGTCTTGTTAGAACAGGCTTTGCGCCGTCATCGTCAAAATAATGGCCACTCTGATATGAATATTGATGACGATGATATGGTGGCACCGGATTATGCTTGGCTAAAAGAAGATAAAACCGCCATTGAAAGTTTGGTGAAGCAAATGGATTCGTCGATTGGACAGTTGGCTATTCAAATGCGTGACCTAGAGCAAATGTCTGAAAAAACGCGTGCCAAGGTTGATAAAGAACAACAGTTATTGTTTAAACAAATTAAAACACTCAACGGTTTATTGAAAAAACAAGTGGATATTTTTACCCATGTAGAGCGTCAAATGTCTGACATTGAAATGAATCAAAACAGCATTATGCCGCAGGTGGGTATTGGATTGGTGGCTGGCTTAATGTCTGCGGTGACCATTTTAGCAACTGCCCCTTGGATGACGCTTTTAATGGAGCATTTGCGCGCCATGTAATTTATACTCCTAAGCTTATTATTTTGTTTAGGAGGCAACATGCAGCTGTCGGTGGTGTTTAATCACAAGTTAACCCCCTTATCTGATAAATCGATTTACCATATGCAATTGTCCGGTGACGCAACTTTGACTTACGAACCGGGCGATTGGCTTAAAATTACCCCTCAAAATCAACCAGGCCTGGTTAAAATTCTGCTCGAAAAACTCAATTTAAGCGTTTCTGAAACCCTAGAAATTCGCCGAGTGGGTCAGGTGACGGCTGGACAAGCCTTGTTAAATCACCTTGAAATTACCCAGCTCAATCCCGCCATTCTTAATAAAATACAACGCCAATTTGATTTAAAAATCTGGCCAGACCGCAGTG
Encoded proteins:
- the pyrE gene encoding orotate phosphoribosyltransferase, with the protein product MKNPSHKAQFIEFIMQTGVLKLGSFTLKSGRQSPYFFNAGLFNTGGQLAQLAKGYASAIAHSEINFDVLFGPAYKGIPLAATTSVCLAQEFQIDKPYAFNRKEAKDHGEGGNIVGHALEGDILIIDDVITAGTAIRESMDLIKAQGAKPAGVIVALDRMERGQGARSAIQEVQDDYGIPVISIINLNDIIEYLEANQKTEYLEAMKSYRETYGI
- a CDS encoding SixA phosphatase family protein; the protein is MSQLRELLILRHGKSDWKQELDDFERPLAERGKKATLKVLRWLEDQKLLPDLILSSTAKRATQTVRRINPDNQINTLYLDELYLAELDTLLQTLAQSPQAQRILLVGHNPGLEKLVSFLAHDQSEETATVETKRFPTAALAVFIMPNDWTQLSAGAGKLVNLIRPRELSVTAQ